In the Candidatus Electrothrix sp. GW3-4 genome, one interval contains:
- a CDS encoding right-handed parallel beta-helix repeat-containing protein — translation MKYIVLFCALLLSTSCLSQSAAGSPLHPILNTQRPEPATQDYFDQTVHNNLQVAKEKALSLIDLHFHDTGKRLFVPGQYKTIQSAINAATAGDSVVVMEGIYYEQLVMKDGVKLISDASNDGDVLVPVDQAILQLPRRTLRTIIDGSKASPSHHGMFDFTEGLGSTTIIDGFTIQNLPKQNHHDPGHAHAINMRGASAVVMNCLIRKNGSTGIGNHVFFKDQKQPISTRDFRWQNIRTRSSAVLYHNIISDNFGLGIGCNHFSTPWVLGNEIFGNDDAELTGIPSPGIGVKHGAAPNILGNLVHDNPGGGILTKKGEPQGKQQIDKPTAPLIAQNIVFSNGKDKPGIGNEAAGSIALPVRILKNLVTRERAVGIGLMSGGVSIVEENRVDQTGSVGIAVNNSTVLKLNRNRITKTGAPGIVLVSDSKVHEMKDNSMTNTRGPKFIIEDSQVSSPML, via the coding sequence ATGAAATATATCGTACTGTTCTGCGCCCTCCTCCTCTCCACATCCTGCCTATCACAAAGCGCAGCAGGAAGTCCTCTTCATCCCATTCTTAATACACAACGCCCAGAACCTGCTACGCAGGACTATTTTGACCAGACCGTGCACAACAATCTCCAGGTGGCCAAAGAGAAAGCACTGAGCCTAATTGACCTGCATTTTCATGATACGGGAAAAAGACTTTTCGTTCCTGGACAATACAAGACCATCCAGTCGGCCATTAATGCCGCAACAGCGGGTGATTCCGTGGTCGTTATGGAAGGGATCTATTATGAACAACTGGTCATGAAGGATGGGGTGAAGCTTATTTCAGATGCCTCCAACGATGGTGATGTACTCGTTCCCGTCGATCAGGCAATTTTACAGCTGCCCCGCAGGACCTTGCGGACGATTATCGACGGCTCCAAGGCCTCCCCATCCCATCACGGTATGTTTGACTTCACCGAGGGACTCGGCTCCACCACCATTATTGATGGCTTCACGATCCAGAATCTGCCCAAGCAGAACCACCACGATCCAGGCCATGCCCATGCTATCAATATGCGAGGGGCAAGTGCTGTGGTCATGAACTGCCTTATCCGCAAGAATGGTTCCACCGGCATTGGCAACCACGTCTTTTTCAAGGATCAAAAACAGCCCATATCCACCCGTGATTTTCGTTGGCAGAATATCCGGACCAGATCTTCCGCAGTGCTCTATCACAATATTATCAGCGATAATTTTGGCTTAGGTATTGGATGCAACCATTTTTCCACCCCCTGGGTCTTGGGAAATGAAATTTTTGGCAACGATGATGCAGAACTCACCGGAATCCCCTCACCAGGGATTGGCGTGAAACACGGGGCAGCGCCTAACATTCTCGGCAATCTCGTGCATGATAACCCCGGTGGCGGCATTCTGACCAAGAAAGGGGAGCCCCAAGGAAAACAGCAGATCGACAAGCCGACCGCTCCCCTGATTGCACAAAATATCGTCTTCAGCAATGGCAAGGACAAACCGGGCATAGGTAATGAGGCTGCCGGTTCAATAGCGCTTCCCGTCAGAATCCTTAAAAATCTTGTGACAAGAGAACGCGCTGTCGGGATTGGCTTAATGAGCGGGGGCGTGAGTATTGTGGAGGAAAATCGTGTTGACCAGACCGGATCAGTGGGGATAGCCGTTAATAACAGCACGGTCCTGAAACTGAACCGGAACCGCATAACAAAGACTGGTGCGCCAGGTATTGTTCTTGTCTCCGATTCAAAGGTTCATGAGATGAAAGATAATAGCATGACCAATACCCGTGGGCCAAAGTTTATAATAGAAGATAGTCAGGTTTCCTCTCCCATGTTATAA
- a CDS encoding 3-deoxy-7-phosphoheptulonate synthase class II: MTTTKNWTKSSWQNFPVLQQPNWPDKKELDSILQTISALPPLVFAGEIRDLKTKLARAVRGEAFLLQGGDCSEEFCRCTAPNIRDTLKVLLQMAVTLTYAGEKPVIKVGRIAGQYAKPRSSDTEIIDGVELPSYRGDMCNSEAPDPEARIPDPGRLLQGYNMAAASLNLLRAFTRGGFGALDKVQAWNQEFVKKSPMGRSYERLAKQISRAMKFMQNVGFDTNTPQLKEVEFYTSHEALFLGYEEALTREDSLEGGWYDCSGHMLWIGDRTRQIDGAHIEFLRGVLNPLGMKVGPKHDIDDLLAIIEKLNPHNEAGRITLITRFGAKDIEKHLPALLRAMKKEGMNVLWSCDPMHANIRKTDAGHKTRSFDDILSELRQFFELHWAEGTIPGGVHFELTGADVTECTGGARQLADEQLGQNYLTTCDPRLNAEQSLEMAFQIAEMMKS, encoded by the coding sequence ATGACAACGACAAAGAATTGGACAAAATCATCCTGGCAAAATTTTCCGGTTTTGCAACAACCGAACTGGCCAGATAAAAAAGAATTGGACAGTATTCTGCAAACGATCTCAGCTCTGCCTCCATTGGTTTTTGCCGGTGAAATACGCGACTTAAAAACGAAGTTAGCACGGGCTGTCCGGGGAGAAGCTTTTTTGCTCCAGGGAGGCGATTGCTCGGAAGAATTCTGTCGCTGCACCGCCCCAAACATCAGAGACACCTTGAAGGTGCTGTTGCAGATGGCGGTTACCCTGACCTATGCCGGTGAAAAACCGGTGATCAAGGTGGGGCGGATTGCCGGTCAGTATGCCAAACCCCGCTCCAGTGATACAGAGATAATTGATGGCGTGGAACTGCCCAGTTACCGGGGTGATATGTGCAATTCGGAAGCACCCGATCCTGAGGCCCGTATTCCTGATCCGGGACGCCTGTTACAGGGGTATAATATGGCCGCTGCCAGTCTGAACCTGCTCCGCGCCTTTACCCGAGGTGGTTTTGGGGCCTTGGATAAGGTGCAGGCCTGGAATCAGGAGTTTGTCAAAAAATCTCCCATGGGACGCTCCTATGAGCGCTTGGCCAAGCAGATCAGTCGGGCCATGAAGTTCATGCAAAATGTCGGCTTTGATACGAATACCCCTCAGTTAAAGGAGGTTGAGTTTTATACCTCCCATGAGGCGCTCTTTCTCGGCTATGAAGAGGCCCTTACTCGTGAGGATTCTCTTGAAGGGGGCTGGTATGATTGCTCCGGCCATATGCTCTGGATCGGTGACCGGACCCGCCAGATTGACGGTGCCCATATCGAATTTCTCCGTGGTGTTCTTAACCCCCTGGGGATGAAAGTGGGGCCGAAGCATGATATTGATGATCTCCTCGCCATTATTGAGAAGCTGAATCCGCACAACGAAGCAGGCAGGATAACCTTGATTACCCGTTTTGGGGCAAAGGATATAGAGAAACATCTGCCAGCATTGCTCAGGGCTATGAAAAAAGAGGGCATGAACGTCCTCTGGAGCTGCGATCCTATGCATGCCAATATTCGCAAAACAGACGCCGGGCATAAGACCCGGAGTTTTGATGATATCCTGTCTGAGCTGCGTCAGTTTTTCGAGTTACATTGGGCGGAAGGAACAATCCCAGGCGGTGTGCATTTTGAACTGACCGGTGCCGATGTCACTGAATGTACCGGTGGTGCTCGTCAGCTGGCAGATGAGCAGCTGGGGCAGAATTATCTGACCACCTGTGATCCCCGACTGAATGCGGAACAGTCTTTAGAGATGGCCTTTCAGATCGCAGAGATGATGAAGAGCTAA
- a CDS encoding dihydropteroate synthase → MAMTVKGIAESINIMGTRSGSAMKERIPGPIQEMAKEETAAGGSYLDLNIGPARKDGTELLPWVVQTVEEVIDTPLCLDTTNTDAMIAGFKAVKNKENAIMNSISAQPERMEALIPVAAEANCNVIALLWGPDGMPRDSNERAAMAVDLMMAMNEAGIPNEKILFDPIGTPMTLGADQIASGLEFMMMLPDIAPGAGSTVGLSNVSNGVAEHLRKYLDRTYLIMLMKYGISTAIVNSYDNDLMAICKGERQDLVDLVHGMMDGDMPDPATLEGAALEHYKTFRCLSGQAIFSESWLDL, encoded by the coding sequence ATGGCAATGACAGTAAAAGGTATCGCCGAAAGCATCAATATCATGGGGACTCGAAGCGGTTCAGCCATGAAAGAACGTATTCCAGGACCCATCCAGGAGATGGCAAAAGAAGAGACGGCTGCCGGAGGCTCCTATCTTGACCTGAATATCGGACCGGCGCGCAAGGATGGCACCGAGTTGTTGCCTTGGGTTGTACAAACCGTGGAAGAGGTTATTGATACTCCGCTCTGTCTGGACACCACCAACACCGACGCCATGATTGCCGGTTTCAAGGCCGTTAAGAACAAAGAAAACGCTATCATGAACTCCATCTCTGCTCAGCCAGAGCGGATGGAGGCCCTGATCCCGGTGGCTGCCGAGGCCAACTGTAATGTTATCGCCCTGCTTTGGGGACCGGATGGTATGCCCCGTGACTCTAATGAGCGTGCTGCCATGGCTGTCGACCTTATGATGGCTATGAACGAGGCAGGGATTCCCAATGAAAAGATCCTGTTCGATCCCATTGGAACCCCTATGACCTTGGGTGCTGATCAGATTGCCTCTGGCCTGGAGTTCATGATGATGCTGCCGGATATCGCTCCTGGGGCCGGTTCCACTGTTGGACTATCCAATGTATCCAATGGCGTGGCTGAGCATCTGCGGAAATACCTGGATCGCACCTATCTCATCATGCTGATGAAATACGGTATCAGTACCGCTATTGTTAACTCTTACGATAACGACTTGATGGCCATCTGCAAAGGCGAGCGTCAGGACCTGGTGGATCTGGTTCACGGTATGATGGACGGTGATATGCCTGATCCGGCTACCCTGGAAGGGGCCGCACTTGAGCATTACAAGACCTTCCGTTGTCTTTCCGGTCAGGCTATCTTTTCTGAATCCTGGTTGGATCTGTAA
- the dnaN gene encoding DNA polymerase III subunit beta, with the protein MSFHFNIAREDLLKAIGTQQQITNKKGTLAILANVLMEVKNNEIVFTATDLEISLRQTVPAEVFETGSLTVPSKKLFELARESGSPTLNFKEGEKNWINITAGSSTYKLAGMVTEEFPQFEQYNEEELVETEGEILCDLIDKTVFSIATEKENMYSLNAALFQQVIEDEKTIFRMVTSDGHRLSIMRREIEGASLPNFDKFILIPRRGIQQIRKFGEEQDTFQLGIEKKKIVLKSDDALLVIRLMEGEFPDFENILSFIPKESNIFINKILFLESLKRINLFTEDIFHAIKFELNNNQLVLTSEHADFGSARDEIAIEYTGEKLSMGFNCRYFMEALQVMEGESIQASISSNESPCLITSEEDEGFLGIIMPMKLN; encoded by the coding sequence ATGTCGTTCCATTTTAATATAGCCCGAGAAGATCTTCTCAAAGCAATAGGTACGCAACAACAGATTACGAATAAAAAAGGAACCCTTGCCATCCTGGCAAACGTTCTGATGGAGGTAAAAAATAATGAAATTGTTTTTACCGCAACGGATTTGGAGATCAGCCTCAGACAGACCGTTCCAGCAGAAGTCTTTGAGACAGGCAGCCTGACTGTTCCCTCGAAAAAACTTTTTGAGTTGGCTCGGGAATCAGGGTCACCGACATTGAACTTTAAAGAAGGTGAAAAAAATTGGATCAATATCACCGCAGGCAGCAGTACCTATAAACTTGCCGGTATGGTGACAGAGGAATTTCCCCAATTCGAGCAGTATAATGAAGAGGAATTGGTGGAAACCGAGGGAGAAATTCTTTGTGATCTCATCGACAAAACCGTATTTTCTATCGCGACAGAAAAAGAAAATATGTATAGTCTTAATGCTGCGCTTTTTCAGCAGGTTATTGAAGACGAAAAAACAATCTTCCGCATGGTCACGTCAGATGGCCATCGGCTCAGTATTATGCGCAGAGAGATTGAGGGGGCGTCTTTGCCCAATTTTGATAAATTTATTTTGATTCCACGGCGAGGGATCCAGCAGATACGAAAATTCGGAGAGGAGCAGGATACCTTTCAATTGGGGATTGAAAAGAAAAAGATTGTCTTGAAAAGTGATGACGCTCTGCTTGTAATCAGGTTGATGGAAGGAGAATTTCCCGATTTTGAGAATATCCTCAGTTTCATCCCAAAAGAGAGTAATATTTTTATCAACAAAATCCTCTTTCTCGAGTCCTTAAAGAGGATCAATCTCTTTACTGAAGATATCTTCCATGCCATCAAATTTGAGCTAAATAATAATCAGCTGGTGTTGACCTCAGAACATGCTGATTTCGGTTCGGCAAGAGATGAAATAGCTATCGAATATACCGGAGAAAAATTGTCCATGGGATTCAATTGTCGGTATTTTATGGAGGCGCTTCAGGTTATGGAGGGAGAAAGCATCCAGGCTTCGATCAGTTCCAATGAAAGTCCATGCCTCATTACTTCAGAAGAAGATGAAGGCTTTTTGGGGATAATTATGCCAATGAAGCTCAATTAA
- the cobO gene encoding cob(I)yrinic acid a,c-diamide adenosyltransferase, whose amino-acid sequence MRQKGLILLFTGHGKGKTTAALGMTMRAAGHGMKTCFLQFIKGSWKYGEMEAMARFREEIDFYVMGRGFTWKSDDLEKDKAVAREAWEKAKEVIMSGKYHTVVLDEFTYLLRYGMIEKEEALEVLRRKPEDLHICITGRDAAEELVALADLVTEMQPIKHPYQQGIRAQKGVEF is encoded by the coding sequence ATGCGCCAAAAAGGATTGATCCTTCTCTTCACCGGGCATGGCAAGGGGAAGACAACTGCTGCCCTCGGTATGACCATGCGGGCAGCAGGCCATGGGATGAAAACCTGTTTTCTTCAGTTCATTAAGGGGAGCTGGAAATACGGAGAGATGGAGGCAATGGCCCGTTTCAGGGAGGAGATTGATTTTTATGTTATGGGAAGAGGGTTTACCTGGAAATCAGATGATCTGGAAAAAGATAAGGCCGTGGCCCGGGAGGCCTGGGAAAAGGCCAAAGAGGTTATTATGTCAGGAAAGTATCATACCGTGGTGCTTGATGAGTTCACCTATCTGCTGAGGTACGGTATGATCGAAAAAGAGGAGGCCCTGGAGGTCCTTCGCAGGAAGCCGGAAGATCTCCATATCTGCATCACCGGTCGTGATGCGGCGGAGGAACTCGTTGCACTTGCTGACCTGGTGACTGAAATGCAGCCGATCAAGCATCCGTATCAGCAAGGAATAAGGGCCCAGAAGGGGGTGGAATTTTAA
- a CDS encoding PilZ domain-containing protein: MKYNRRQFSRIKFPRPVTLDFGKNKYTCSATNFSLGGIYVQGWFKQQAGDICDIKLSFSESDPQMYIKAVCAVVRQDNDGLALRFTSMQPDSFLFLQEILLYQNNTHWCKQPDASNPLVYNWKIL; encoded by the coding sequence ATGAAGTATAATAGACGTCAATTTTCCCGCATTAAATTCCCTCGCCCTGTTACCCTAGATTTCGGTAAGAATAAATATACATGCTCTGCCACCAATTTCAGCCTTGGTGGAATCTATGTGCAAGGGTGGTTTAAACAACAGGCAGGTGATATCTGTGATATAAAATTATCTTTCTCTGAAAGTGATCCGCAAATGTATATTAAGGCTGTTTGCGCCGTTGTCAGGCAGGATAATGATGGCCTGGCGTTACGGTTTACCTCTATGCAACCAGACAGCTTTTTATTTCTCCAGGAGATCCTCTTGTATCAAAACAACACCCATTGGTGCAAGCAACCGGATGCAAGCAATCCTCTTGTATATAACTGGAAAATTCTGTAA